A single region of the Vicia villosa cultivar HV-30 ecotype Madison, WI linkage group LG4, Vvil1.0, whole genome shotgun sequence genome encodes:
- the LOC131595478 gene encoding pyrophosphate--fructose 6-phosphate 1-phosphotransferase subunit beta-like — protein sequence MAPASIVTNGTVTPTVTTRFASVYSEVQNSRVDHKLRLPSVLQAPFAIVDGPKSSAAGNPDEIAKLFPFLFGQPSAALVPADSTNALPHRKLKIGVVLSGGQAPGGHNVISGIYDYLQQRASGSTLYGFKGGPAGIMKCKYTELNSDYIYPYRNQGGFDMICSGRDKIETPEQFKQAEETVKKLDLDGLVVIGGDDSNTNACLLAENFRSKNLKTQVLGCPKTIDGDLKSKEVPTSFGFDTACKIYAEMIGNVMIDARSTGKYYHFVRLMGRAASHITLECALQTHPNITIIGEEVAAKKLTLKNVTDYIVDVICKRAEVNYNYGVILIPEGLIDFIPEVQHLIAELNEILANDTVDEAGLWKKKLTDQSLELFDFLPQAIQEQLLLERDPHGNVQVAKIETEKMLIEMAETELGKRKQEGKYKGEFKGQSHFFGYEGRCGLPTNFDANYCYALGYGAGALLHSGKTGLISSVGNLCAPVEEWTVGGTALTSLMDVERRHGKFKPVIKKAMVELEGEPFKKFASVRDEWALKNCYISPGPIQFSGPGSDAVSLTLLLESGHQI from the exons ATGGCACCAGCTTCCATCGTAACTAACGGAACCGTAACTCCCACCGTCACAACTCGCTTCGCTTCCGTCTACAGCGAAGTCCAAAACAGCCGTGTTGATCACAAACTCCGTCTTCCTTCCGTTCTCCAAGCACCGTTCGCCATTGTCGACGGTCCTAAAAGCTCCGCCGCCGGAAATCCAG ATGAGATCGCGAAACTGTTTCCATTTTTGTTTGGACAACCTTCCGCTGCTTTGGTGCCTGCTGATTCAACCAATGCGCTTCCTCATCGGAAGTTGAAGATTGGCGTTGTTCTTTCCGGTGGTCAGGCTCCCGGAGGTCACAATGTTATATCTGGAATTTATG ATTATCTTCAACAACGTGCAAGTGGAAGCACATTGTATGGTTTCAAAGGTGGTCCTGCTGGTATTATGAAGTGCAAATACACTGAACTCAATTCTGACTATATTTATCCTTATAGAAATCAG ggTGGTTTTGACATGATTTGCAGTGGGAGGGATAAGATTGAAACTCCAGAGCAG TTTAAACAAGCTGAGGAAACAGTGAAGAAGCTAGACTTGGATGGGCTTGTTGTTATTGGTGGAGATGACTCCAACACCAATGCATGCCTCCTTGCCGAGAACTTCAG AagcaaaaatttaaaaacacagGTGCTTGGATGCCCCAAAACCATTGATGGTGATCTGAAAAGTAAAGAAGTCCCCACAAGCTTTGGGTTTGATACTGCTTGCAAG ATATATGCAGAAATGATTGGAAATGTTATGATAGATGCCCGATCAACTGGAAAATATTATCATT TCGTGCGGCTTATGGGGCGTGCAGCTTCCCACATTACGCTGGAATGTGCTCTACAAACTCATCCAAACATTACTATTATTGGAGAAGAg GTGGCTGCAAAGAAGCTGACATTGAAAAATGTCACAGACTATATTGTCGATGTTATCTGTAAAAGAGCTGAAGTTAATTATAACTACGGGGTCATTCTTATCCCTGAAGGTCTTATTGATTTCATTCCCGAG GTCCAGCATCTGATTGCAGAACTCAATGAAATTCTTGCTAATGATACCGTAGATGAGGCTGGTTTGTGGAAGAAGAAACTCACTGATCAGTCATTGGAGCTTTTTGACTTTTTACCTCAAGCAATCCAAGAACAATTGTTGCTTGAAAGAGATCCACATGGAAATGTTCAG GTTGCCAAAATTGAAACAGAGAAAATGCTTATTGAAATGGCTGAAACTGAGTTgggaaagagaaagcaagaaggaAAGTATAAAGGAGAATTCAAAGGCCAGTCTCACTTTTTTGG TTATGAAGGAAGATGTGGGTTGCCAACAAATTTTGATGCTAATTATTGCTATGCTCTTGGTTATGGTGCTGGAGCCCTCCTTCATAGTGGCAAAACTGGATTAATATCATCG GTTGGAAATTTATGTGCTCCAGTAGAAGAGTGGACAGTTGGTGGAACTGCACTCACCTCACTCATGGATGTAGAGAGGAGACATG GTAAATTTAAGCCTGTGATCAAGAAGGCAATGGTTGAACTTGAAG GGGAACCTTTCAAAAAGTTTGCCTCTGTGCGTGATGAATGGGCCCTGAAGAATTGCTACATCAGTCCAG GTCCAATTCAATTCTCTGGCCCAGGATCTGATGCAGTTAGTCTCACTCTACTCTTGGAGTCTGGACATCAAATTTAA